A DNA window from Linepithema humile isolate Giens D197 chromosome 6, Lhum_UNIL_v1.0, whole genome shotgun sequence contains the following coding sequences:
- the LOC137000368 gene encoding uncharacterized protein, with product MKSDDTAIPNIPEIKTISPSSTPRDQAINTTSEDRASSSSNTSSSSPSDLRRRLQDLPSPNEFNLLADRVAALGRRICRKRELFLRLQGVVNRIEENDEWEEKEQRAESESSLASSRPKDARARRRARIRLESSPRRDDKAMVISQAGDPTASSKINDHADKSNCAEFPVDRPARDDDHLRLPAIEMRKQPRSSSASEPSSTRLFHRNNHGSRGVKTNAAFHSYRSFTSRDSASRSANPPSVSPFSLSSARPRKFGGYRPSPGVVAKNLSSGSESESANEASRRFCSARKVNNPTATLELSSPESSKAAVINGSAKKMPVVSARSDITKSALPNLLPSTRSLDNDDRRTLQVTPGSCSERVNRDGSAIKISDEPKKSTHDVPEKIICMERVSRDKFATKTSGKFQQDEDTRDRKEEMPQNTSTFSARNFMSESVEFATNICNEHQGGPATRDYNEFKPAESEDENKHGEKEEAENYRSIAPKIYHDDIKGQFDFNCLTERCNLEGSSLENIDEEILDTVKWDLLTNICAKKSVNASHLTERVKSDVMEDALSSQTSEQIESEDQSRSSCTKMYLPRETLSSRRSKNDTDASDKCDQEIAMVTSVPTLALNSQDISYSTSADSRECSATRPLDPHALIKALSDVSLRQERQGESVSRKREDFYRRNKDTIDAANGASNFPTKGETWRVPRTSESPRQPLSRVPSRIPIRISNSRIMSPTSVEKLSCCQKNLENLRIANYEEVNWRNESIEDTIVQARSRIFAPDDEAAEYEVNEEDYEPGSLTFSNLRSPQSASFDTYGKTRRLPESGPSGTSCPSVFFNKTAYSGGRDYAKIDDDVRSRSNYSTSRKSAETLDVTSATESPCLLKYKRNLIPKEFFRDVEENVTWRTEDECPSINDEENPEDAKDKTHYESCGSEPEELYSQTRERFRLASEGMHNLSSSKTQLDLSSEIKRIVAKQRAGDDPEFNIGKKSSFDYNLESEKIAESENLMSQVHRTPEIPNFVARMSSSTLNLNCESKRKKKSQERFPFTISEASGALSTEHKDTSDCQLPDKDFRRTKVNEQLEESTVHQLKMHPSITRLATSGLDDTVADILCCVAEQKEDGTSSKSRIKAFMRIFSKSKLKKNLKQPNDNKTVEPAKIIYENRACQVDSRANSCSGDSSVEEVRRINFKSARDCRTGSITRSNPTFVSSEHTLKTENLEAIAQEYPHRRYDRDDLWVHDVKNPSIDEEQGSKTMQEKNEIEGNDNLKESPSKDRYSIFLAKNFQFDNLSASNSNSKKQHDVISDCVTPSDGKNEENMDRKLPTSFSVPEVEEIEEDLTSCFCWKLCRIIAPSKNRSLIKEQVTSPRIKRSGSPLRKRKK from the exons ATGAAAAGCGATGATACCGCAATCCCAAATATTcctgaaataaaaactattagTCCTTCATCTACACCGAGAG ACCAGGCAATTAACACTACATCAGAGGATCGAGCGTCGAGTTCCAGCAACACCAGCAGCAGCTCGCCGTCCGACCTGAGGAGGCGTCTTCAAGATTTACCGTCGCCGAACGAGTTCAATCTTCTGGCCGATCGCGTGGCCGCCCTCGGTCGCCGTATTTGCCGCAAGCGCGAGCTTTTCCTTCGTCTGCAAGGAGTGGTGAATCGAATCGAGGAGAACGACGAGTGGGAAGAGAAGGAACAAAGGGCAGAGTCTGAGAGCTCCTTGGCGTCGTCCAGGCCGAAGGACGCCCGTGCCCGGAGAAGGGCGCGTATTCGCCTGGAAAGTTCGCCCCGCCGCGACGACAAGGCGATGGTGATTTCGCAAGCTGGCGATCCTACCGCTTCTTCCAAAATCAACGACCACGCCGACAAATCGAATTGCGCCGAGTTTCCCGTAGATCGACCGGCTCGTGATGACGATCACTTGCGGCTGCCCGCGATCGAGATGAGAAAGCAACCGCGATCCTCTTCTGCGTCCGAACCGTCTTCCACGCGTCTCTTTCATCGCAATAATCATGGATCGCGCGGTGTTAAAACCAATGCAGCTTTTCACAGCTACCGAAGCTTCACGTCTCGCGACAGCGCGTCGAGATCGGCCAATCCGCCATCGGTTTCGCCGTTTTCTCTCAGCAGCGCACGGCCGAGGAAGTTTGGAGGATATCGTCCGTCTCCCGGCGTGGTTGCGAAGAATCTAAGCTCCGGCAGCGAATCGGAATCCGCCAATGAGGCGAGTCGCAGATTCTGCTCCGCGCGAAAAGTCAATAATCCGACCGCGACTTTGGAATTATCCTCGCCGGAGTCCTCCAAGGCCGCTGTCATCAACGGATCCGCCAAGAAGATGCCCGTCGTGTCCGCGAGAAGCGACATCACGAAGTCGGCATTGCCGAATCTTCTGCCTTCGACGCGATCGCTTGACAACGACGATCGCCGGACTTTGCAAGTCACGCCGGGAAGCTGCTCCGAGCGAGTAAATCGCGATGGATCCGCAATAAAAATCTCTGACGAACCGAAGAAAAGCACTCATGATGTtcctgaaaaaattatttgtatggAACGAGTGAGTCGCGATAAATTTGCAACGAAAACTTCCGGCAAATTTCAGCAGGATGAAGACACGCGTGATCGAAAAGAAGAGATGCCACAAAATACATCGACTTTCTCCGCAAGAAATTTCATGTCAGAATCGGTGGAATTTGCAACGAATATTTGTAACGAACATCAAGGTGGACCTGCGACGAGAGATTATAATGAGTTTAAGCCGGCCGAATCAGAAGATGAAAATAAGCATGGCGAGAAAGAAGAAGCGGAAAATTATCGATCTATCGCACCGAAAATATATCATGACGACATTAAAGGTCAATTCGATTTTAATTGTCTGACGGAGCGGTGTAATCTTGAAGGCAGTTCTCTAGAAAACATCGATGAAGAAATTCTCGACACTGTAAAATGGGATCTATTGACAAATATCTGCGCAAAAAAATCTGTCAATGCTTCGCATTTAACTGAAAGGGTAAAAAGTGACGTAATGGAAGACGCCTTATCGTCCCAAACTTCGGAACAAATTGAGAGCGAAGATCAGAGTCGGTCATCCTgcacaaaaatgtatttaccGAGAGAGACGCTCTCGAGCAGAAGATCCAAGAACGACACCGACGCGTCGGACAAATGCGATCAGGAAATTGCAATGGTGACGAGCGTTCCTACGCTCGCGTTAAATTCGCAGGATATTTCTTACTCCACGTCGGCAGACAGTCGAGAATGTTCCGCTACGCGACCCCTCGACCCTCACGCGCTGATCAAAGCTTTGTCAGATGTATCTTTGAGACAGGAAAGACAGGGGGAAAGTGTTTCAAGAAAACGCGAGGATTTTTATCGGCGGAATAAGGATACGATTGACGCAGCGAACGGAGCTTCGAATTTTCCCACGAAAGGAGAGACGTGGCGCGTACCGAGAACCTCAGAGTCGCCTAGACAACCGCTGTCGCGCGTTCCTTCCAGGATACCCATCAGGATTTCCAATAGCAGAATCATGTCGCCCACAAGCGTCGAAAAACTATCGTGTTGTCAGAAAAATTTGGAGAATTTAAGAATTGCAAATTATGAGGAAGTGAACTGGAGAAACGAGAGTATCGAAGATACGATTGTTCAAGCGCGTTCACGCATCTTCGCGCCGGACGACGAAGCAGCGGAATACGAAGTCAACGAGGAAGATTACGAGCCTGGAAGCTTAACTTTCTCAAATCTGCGAAGCCCTCAGAGTGCTTCGTTCGACACTTACGGCAAGACGCGACGTTTGCCTGAGAGCGGCCCCAGCGGAACAAGCTGTCCGTCTGTGTTTTTCAACAAAACAGCTTACTCTGGCGGCCGAGATTATGCGAAGATCGATGACGATGTGCGATCGAGGTCGAATTATAGCACGTCTCGAAAGAGCGCGGAGACTCTAGACGTCACGAGTGCTACGGAATCGCCGTGCTTGTTGAAATACAAGCGCAATTTGATtccgaaagaattttttagagACGTCGAGGAGAATGTCACTTGGAGAACGGAGGACGAGTGCCCGTCGATCAACGATGAAGAAAATCCGGAAGACGCGAAGGATAAAACTCATTACGAATCGTGCGGCAGCGAACCGGAAGAGCTATACTCGCAGACACGAGAACGCTTCAGATTGGCAAGTGAAGGAATGCATAATTTATCTTCGTCCAAAACTCAGCTGGATTTGTCATCAGAAATTAAGAGAATCGTTGCGAAACAACGAGCTGGCGACGATCCTGAATTTAACATCGGCAAGAAGTCAAGTTTCGATTACAATCTGGAATCGGAAAAAATTGCGGAATCGGAGAATTTGATGTCTCAAGTGCACAGGACGCCGGAGATCCCCAACTTCGTCGCGAGGATGTCTTCGTCGACGCTGAACTTGAATTGCGAGtcgaagaggaagaagaagagccAAGAGCGTTTTCCCTTCACGATTTCCGAAGCGTCAGGCGCGCTTTCGACCGAGCACAAGGACACGAGCGATTGCCAGTTGCCCGATAAAGACTTCCGTCGCACGAAAGTGAACGAACAGCTGGAGGAGAGCACTGTGCATCAGCTGAAAATGCATCCCAGCATAACGAGACTAGCCACTTCGGGTTTGGACGATACCGTAGCGGACATCCTGTGCTGCGTTGCGGAGCAGAAGGAGGACGGAACATCTTCGAAATCGAGAATAAAGGCATTCATgcgaatattttcgaaatcgaaattgaagaaaaatctgaAGCAGCCAAATGATAACAAGACCGTGGAACCGGCGAAGATTATTTATGAGAATCGAGCTTGCCAAGTGGATTCCAGAGCGAACAGCTGCTCGGGCGATTCATCGGTGGAGGAAGTtcgtagaataaattttaaatccgCACGCGATTGTCGGACCGGTAGTATTACGAGATCGAACCCTACGTTCGTTTCTTCAGAGCACACCCTGAAGACGGAAAACCTCGAAGCGATCGCTCAGGAATATCCTCACAGGAGATACGATCGGGACGATCTGTGGGTTCATGATGTCAAGAATCCTTCCATTGATGAAGAGCAAGGCAGCAAAAcaatgcaagaaaaaaatgaaattgaagGAAACGATAATTTGAAGGAAAGTCCTTCCAAAGATCGATATTCGATTTTTCTCGCGAAGAATTTCCAGTTTGACAATCTGTCGGCGTCAAATAGTAATTCAAAAAAGCAACACGACGTGATTTCTGATTGCGTAACACCATCGGATgggaaaaatgaagaaaacatGGATCGAAAGCTTCCGACAAGCTTTTCTGTTCCTGAAGTCGAGGAAATCGAAGAAGATCTGACCAGTTGCTTCTGCTGGAAATTATGTCGTATAATCGCGCCGTCGAAGAATCGATCGTTAATAAAAGAGCAAGTTACGTCTCCGAGAATAAAGAGATCCGGTTCTCCACtgcgaaaaagaaagaaatga